TTATATGGAGACTCGATTTTTGACAGCTCTTTACGAATTGTTCCTGAAAAAAGAAGAAGACCCAAGCAAATTATCTCACTGCCTAGAATAGGCATTCCGAATAAAGGGATTTGGACAGAATTACCGTTACGATATGTTGTTTCTGGGAATCCTTATATTTCTAAGCAACGAAGAAGTGATATCGATCAAAAGGCTTTTGGCTGGAAGGAAGAAACCAAATGAAAAAACCAACAATGTTAACTTATTTAGATCAACAAATTACCAAAAATATTACAGAATATGATGTCGCACTTGATTGGAATACCAGAAATCATTCAATCGAAGTGGTTTTCCGTTTATTCGCTGAAAATACTGCTCATGAACAAATTGATGATGCAATAGGAACTGTTTCTGAAGAAGAAATAATTGAATTTGAGGATGGTGTTTTATTTTATAACCCTGAAAAAACTTCAGTAGATGAAGACGACTATTTAGCTGTTATCCCTTATGAAGGTAAAAAAGGCATCAAGCAATCTGTATTAGACGGTTTTGTTACTTATTTAAATGAGGTGCTAACTGAAGGACAAAGTGACTTGTTAGATTTTTTAACAGATGAAAATCAGGAAGTGTTTGAACTAAAATGGTCAGATGAAGCGTTTGAAAAAGCTGTACAACAATATCAAAAAGCCGATGGCGACACATATATCGCTTATCCAAGCTATTAAAAAGAGGTGATCATATGAAATGGACAGAAGTAAAAGTTGAAACAGCTAGTGAAGCGGTTGAAGCAATTTCAAATATTATGATGGAGGCAGGTGCCAGTGGCGTTGCCATCGAAGATTCTTTAGATGTGGAAAATTTTCAAAGTGACCTTTACGGAGAGTTACTAGACAAAGAACAATTCACACATATCAAAGATGGCGCTTTAGTAATGGCTTATTTTCCTGAAACAACTTTTTTACCGGAAATATTGCCTTTTATCAAAGAAAGCATCACTCGTTTACCAGAATTTGGTTTAAATATTGGGAAAAATGACGTAACCGTAAGTGAAGTCGCTGAAAGTGATTGGGCTACTGCTTGGAAAAAATATTATCACCCAGTACGCGTTACCCGCTTTTTAACGATTGTGCCAAGCTGGGAAAAATACGAAGCGCAAGATGAGTTTGAAAAAATTATCACACTAGATCCAGGAATGGCATTTGGAACAGGAACGCATCCAACAACTCGCTTAACATTACAAGCATTAGAAACAGTATTACGTGGTGGTGAAACTTTACTGGATGTTGGAACAGGATCAGGCGTATTGAGTATTGCTAGTAAATATCTAGGGGCTAAAAATGTCTATGCTTACGACCTAGATGAAGTCGCTGTGACGGCGGCCAAAGAGAATATGGACATGAATCCGATTGCCAGCGATGTTCAGGTTTCGGCAAATGACTTACTTAAAGAAGTAACCATTGAAGCAGATGTGATCGTAGCCAATATATTAGCAGATATCATTACCTTGATGATCGAAGATGCTTGGCGTTTATTGAAAAATGACGGTACCTTGGTCGTTTCGGGAATAATTCATGAGAAAAAGGCAATGGTCATTGAAAAAATGACTGAACAGGGTTTTCTTGTGGATCAAGTTTTCCAACAAGGGGATTGGTATGCGATTATATTAAAGAAAACAGAGGAAGAGTAAGATGCAACGCTACTTTTTAACTGAGCCTTATGAAGCCAAAGAACAGTATCTAATCACAGGAGAAAACTATCATCATATTGTGCGAGTGATGCGAATGGAACCTAAACAACAAGTGTTTTTAGCTTTTAGTGACCGTTTGGCAATCATTGCTGAAATAACCGATATTACCGAAGAAGCGGTTTATTTAAAAGAAATTAGTAAAGAACAAGCTGAAAAAGAGTTGCCTATTAATGTTACGATTGCTTGCGGTTATCCTAAAGGAGATAAACTGGAATGGGTCGTTCAAAAAGGAACTGAGCTTGGCAGTCATAAATTTATTGGGTTTCCTGCTAAAGCGTCCGTTGTTAAGTGGGATCACAAAAAGCTGGCTAAAAAAACAGAACGCTTGAAAAAAATTGCTATAGAAGCTGCTGAGCAATCACATCGTCAGTTTGCGCCGGATGTTGTATTATTAGAACAAGAGCAAGAGTTGATCGATGGTTTTTCTAGTTACGATAAAGTATTGATCGCTTACGAAGAGTCTGCAAAAATTGGGGAACGCAGTCTTTTTGCAACGGCGCTTTCCGAATTGACACAAGGCGAATCGCTTTTGATCATCATTGGTCCAGAGGGAGGCTTTGCTCCTGTGGAAATAGCAGAATTTCAGAATCATGGCGGTATTATTTGTGGATTAGGACCGCGTATTTTACGAACAGAGACAGCGCCATTATATGCGTTGAGCGCTATTAGTTATCAATTTGAATTAGTGTAAGGTTTAGGGGGTTTTTTATGGAGTTAGAGTTGCAAAGACTTTCAATTATGTTAATGGATCCGGAACTTACGGATCAACGGTTTACAGAAGAAATCCTGTTCCTGAAGGAGTTTTCTGTGCGTTCTATTTTTGTTTTACCATACAATGTTGCAAGAGCAAAACAGTTATTAACTGGAACTACGATCCAAGTAGGTAGCTTTGTTGATTTTCCGTTAGGCGGTGGAACGCTAGCTAAAAAGGCATTTGAAACAGGACAGTTGTATAGAGATGGGGCAGCAGATGTTTTTGTAACAATGGCACCTGATCAACTAGAAATTTATGGCAATGAAAGTTATCAAGCTTTAGAACAACTATCATTTGGGCGGAATGCTCTGGGATTCTTTTTAGACAGTAGCCACTTGACGGATAGTCAAAAACAAAGATTAACGATGGATCTAGCAGAATTAAAAATCAATGCAATTTCATTAGGATTAAATTTAACGATGGAACAAGCGATTTATGATATGAGTATTTTCCGAACGGGTCGACGAAAACAAATGACCTTTCAAGTTAATGTAAAAGCACCAACGTTACTTGAAATCGAGCTTCTTTTTCAAGCAGGAGCATCTTATATCGGTATTAGCAATGGTCGTGAGATTTTACCGTTGATTTCAAAATGGAGCTAAAATTTGAGGAATTGAAAAACCAGAAAAATGTTAGTATAATAAAAGAGATTGGAAGTGCTACTGTTTCAAGTGGTGCTTTTCTTTTTTTAAAAGATCGATTATTTACATAAATAAAGATAACGGACTCAAAAGTAAAGGGAGTGCCTCTATTCTAGGAAGCGAAGCTGACATAGAGATAGCGGACACTACACTGACGTTTCGATCTCATCAAATTCTAAGTGCTAAAGCACTAAGAGTTGAAGGTCGGACCCAAAAGTAAAAGGAGTACCTCTATTC
The DNA window shown above is from Enterococcus sp. 12C11_DIV0727 and carries:
- a CDS encoding DUF3013 family protein is translated as MKKPTMLTYLDQQITKNITEYDVALDWNTRNHSIEVVFRLFAENTAHEQIDDAIGTVSEEEIIEFEDGVLFYNPEKTSVDEDDYLAVIPYEGKKGIKQSVLDGFVTYLNEVLTEGQSDLLDFLTDENQEVFELKWSDEAFEKAVQQYQKADGDTYIAYPSY
- the prmA gene encoding 50S ribosomal protein L11 methyltransferase produces the protein MKWTEVKVETASEAVEAISNIMMEAGASGVAIEDSLDVENFQSDLYGELLDKEQFTHIKDGALVMAYFPETTFLPEILPFIKESITRLPEFGLNIGKNDVTVSEVAESDWATAWKKYYHPVRVTRFLTIVPSWEKYEAQDEFEKIITLDPGMAFGTGTHPTTRLTLQALETVLRGGETLLDVGTGSGVLSIASKYLGAKNVYAYDLDEVAVTAAKENMDMNPIASDVQVSANDLLKEVTIEADVIVANILADIITLMIEDAWRLLKNDGTLVVSGIIHEKKAMVIEKMTEQGFLVDQVFQQGDWYAIILKKTEEE
- a CDS encoding 16S rRNA (uracil(1498)-N(3))-methyltransferase, which produces MQRYFLTEPYEAKEQYLITGENYHHIVRVMRMEPKQQVFLAFSDRLAIIAEITDITEEAVYLKEISKEQAEKELPINVTIACGYPKGDKLEWVVQKGTELGSHKFIGFPAKASVVKWDHKKLAKKTERLKKIAIEAAEQSHRQFAPDVVLLEQEQELIDGFSSYDKVLIAYEESAKIGERSLFATALSELTQGESLLIIIGPEGGFAPVEIAEFQNHGGIICGLGPRILRTETAPLYALSAISYQFELV
- a CDS encoding deoxyribose-phosphate aldolase, which produces MELELQRLSIMLMDPELTDQRFTEEILFLKEFSVRSIFVLPYNVARAKQLLTGTTIQVGSFVDFPLGGGTLAKKAFETGQLYRDGAADVFVTMAPDQLEIYGNESYQALEQLSFGRNALGFFLDSSHLTDSQKQRLTMDLAELKINAISLGLNLTMEQAIYDMSIFRTGRRKQMTFQVNVKAPTLLEIELLFQAGASYIGISNGREILPLISKWS